A section of the Gloeocapsa sp. DLM2.Bin57 genome encodes:
- the recF gene encoding DNA replication/repair protein RecF, translated as MFLQQLQLFCFRNYLEQKVNFDANKTILLGDNAQGKTNLLEAVELMATLKTQRAKKDQDLILEGKEESRILASLERSYGSTEVAMTLRSSGKRSISLNQENLRRHLDLLGVVNTVQFSSLDLELVRGAPEVRRNWLDALLVQLEPVYAYIIQQYHKILRQRNALLKQLYKQNSPPVADHLTELGIWDAQLAAFGSRVIRRRARVLTRLTPLAQNWHQQISGNTELLEINYSPNVCYSLDEPQQVQQAFLVAISDRSVIEQQLATTVVGPHRDDIELLINQTPAKSYGSQGQQRTLVLSLKLAELDLIEQIIGESPILLLDDVLAELDLHRQNQLLEAISSRCQTLITTTHLNSFEQDWLKAAQILSVKAGSIHME; from the coding sequence ATGTTTTTGCAGCAATTACAGTTATTTTGCTTTCGCAATTATCTAGAACAAAAGGTCAATTTTGACGCTAATAAAACTATCCTATTAGGTGATAACGCTCAAGGTAAAACTAATCTCCTCGAAGCAGTGGAATTAATGGCTACTCTCAAAACTCAACGCGCTAAAAAAGACCAAGATTTAATCCTTGAAGGAAAAGAAGAAAGTCGCATTCTTGCTAGTTTAGAACGTTCCTATGGTTCAACAGAAGTCGCTATGACTTTACGTAGTTCCGGGAAACGTTCCATTAGTCTTAATCAGGAAAATCTCCGACGTCATCTAGATCTTTTAGGTGTGGTTAATACCGTACAATTTTCTAGTCTGGATTTAGAATTAGTCAGAGGTGCTCCTGAAGTTCGTCGTAATTGGTTAGACGCTCTGTTGGTGCAGTTAGAACCAGTTTACGCCTATATTATTCAACAATATCACAAAATTTTACGCCAACGCAACGCCCTACTTAAACAACTGTATAAACAAAATTCCCCACCAGTAGCTGATCATCTCACTGAATTAGGGATCTGGGATGCTCAATTAGCAGCGTTTGGATCTAGAGTAATCAGACGTAGGGCTAGAGTGTTAACTAGGTTAACTCCCTTAGCTCAAAATTGGCATCAACAAATCAGCGGAAACACTGAATTATTAGAGATTAACTATAGTCCTAATGTCTGTTATAGTCTTGATGAACCCCAACAGGTACAACAAGCTTTTTTAGTAGCAATCAGCGATCGTAGCGTTATTGAACAACAACTCGCAACAACCGTAGTTGGACCTCATCGCGATGATATAGAGTTATTAATCAATCAAACTCCTGCTAAATCTTACGGCTCACAGGGACAACAACGAACTTTAGTACTATCATTAAAATTAGCAGAATTAGACTTAATTGAGCAAATTATTGGCGAGTCTCCTATTTTATTACTTGATGATGTCCTCGCGGAATTGGATTTACACCGACAAAATCAATTACTAGAAGCGATTTCTTCTCGTTGTCAAACTCTGATTACTACTACTCACCTTAATTCTTTTGAACAAGACTGGTTAAAAGCTGCTCAAATCCTTTCAGTTAAAGCGGGTAGTATTCATATGGAATAG
- a CDS encoding alanine:cation symporter family protein, whose amino-acid sequence MLDFLNELLWGKILIVALVAIGLLFTIRSKFVQFRYFFHMFGMLGNSFETEEGQVSSFQALALSVAGRVGAGNIAGVAVAISIGGPGAIFWMWLIALIGMATSFFECAIAQVFKQTQPDGTYRGGPAYYMEKALGQRWMGSIFSFLLLVTFGFGFNAVQSYTVATSVNDTFGIPTSITGLVLMIVLGLVIFGGVKRIAQLAEFIVPAMAGGYFLMALFVLITNITRLPSVISLIISSAFGLNQAIAGGIGVALIFGVKRGLFSNEAGLGSAPNVAAVAYVKHPANQGIIQSFSVFVDTIILCTCTASVILLSNVYQPGSEEQGGILLTQSAMAEHLGGWGRGFISIALVLFAFTSIIYNYYLGENSLNFFTEGNKLVFNIFRVLTLALIIWGAVQDLGTVFGFADLTMGLLAIVNIVALFKLANLGLRVMKDFDQQIKQGIKEPIFDARKFADVNLDPQSWSIPEVPVESNLYIDRV is encoded by the coding sequence ATGCTAGATTTTCTAAATGAATTACTCTGGGGAAAAATACTCATAGTAGCACTAGTCGCCATTGGGTTACTATTTACCATCCGTTCCAAGTTTGTACAATTTCGTTACTTTTTCCACATGTTTGGCATGTTGGGGAATTCCTTTGAGACCGAAGAAGGACAAGTAAGCTCATTTCAAGCCCTAGCCCTAAGTGTAGCAGGTCGTGTAGGAGCAGGTAATATAGCGGGAGTAGCCGTAGCGATCAGTATCGGAGGTCCTGGAGCAATCTTCTGGATGTGGTTGATTGCTTTAATTGGTATGGCTACTAGCTTTTTTGAATGTGCTATAGCACAAGTCTTTAAACAAACTCAACCCGATGGAACTTATCGCGGTGGACCTGCTTATTATATGGAAAAAGCTTTAGGTCAACGTTGGATGGGATCTATATTTTCCTTTTTATTACTAGTAACCTTTGGTTTTGGTTTTAACGCTGTTCAATCCTATACAGTAGCAACCTCTGTTAATGATACCTTTGGTATTCCTACCAGTATCACTGGATTGGTTTTAATGATCGTTTTGGGATTGGTGATTTTTGGTGGAGTAAAAAGAATTGCACAACTAGCTGAATTTATCGTACCTGCGATGGCTGGTGGTTACTTCTTGATGGCTTTATTTGTATTAATTACTAACATAACACGGTTACCATCAGTAATATCTCTAATTATTAGCAGCGCTTTTGGTTTAAACCAAGCGATCGCGGGTGGAATTGGTGTGGCTTTAATCTTCGGTGTCAAAAGAGGTCTATTCTCCAATGAAGCAGGTTTAGGAAGTGCACCTAATGTAGCCGCGGTAGCTTATGTCAAACATCCAGCTAATCAAGGTATCATTCAATCATTCAGCGTATTTGTTGACACAATCATTCTCTGTACTTGTACAGCTTCGGTTATTCTCTTATCTAACGTCTATCAACCAGGAAGTGAAGAACAAGGAGGAATACTCTTAACTCAGTCAGCCATGGCTGAACACCTTGGCGGTTGGGGAAGAGGATTTATCAGTATAGCCCTAGTACTATTTGCTTTTACCTCGATTATCTATAACTATTACCTAGGTGAAAACAGTCTGAATTTCTTTACTGAAGGAAATAAGCTAGTTTTTAATATCTTTCGTGTCTTAACTCTAGCTTTAATTATCTGGGGTGCTGTACAAGACTTGGGTACTGTATTTGGATTCGCTGATTTAACCATGGGGTTATTAGCAATCGTCAATATAGTCGCTTTGTTTAAACTAGCCAATCTTGGTTTGAGAGTTATGAAAGACTTTGACCAACAAATCAAACAGGGTATTAAAGAGCCAATCTTTGACGCTAGAAAATTTGCCGATGTTAATCTAGATCCTCAAAGTTGGTCAATACCAGAAGTTCCTGTAGAATCTAATCTCTATATAGACAGAGTTTAA
- the rdgB gene encoding RdgB/HAM1 family non-canonical purine NTP pyrophosphatase, with amino-acid sequence MKKLVVATSNPGKLKEMQEYLTAKDWQLELKPPELEVVETGLTFTENARLKASTVAKTLNQWAIADDSGLTVEALNGAPGIYSARYARTDSERINKLLKELEGNPNRRAQFICAVAIASPDGSIFASAIGICHGEISTTPTGSNGFGYDPIFYVPQYQQTFAQMSPELKQRVSHRGLAFADLLSQLETSNDNSTDI; translated from the coding sequence ATGAAAAAATTAGTCGTCGCCACTAGTAACCCTGGTAAACTTAAAGAAATGCAAGAGTATTTAACCGCTAAAGATTGGCAATTAGAGTTAAAACCTCCTGAACTTGAGGTCGTAGAAACAGGGTTGACTTTCACTGAAAATGCTCGTCTCAAAGCTAGTACCGTCGCCAAAACTCTCAACCAATGGGCGATCGCTGATGATTCTGGTTTAACGGTGGAAGCTCTCAACGGTGCACCTGGTATCTATTCTGCTCGTTATGCTAGAACAGATTCAGAGCGGATTAATAAATTACTTAAAGAATTAGAAGGCAATCCCAATCGACGTGCCCAGTTTATCTGTGCTGTGGCGATCGCCTCTCCTGATGGGTCAATTTTTGCTTCGGCGATCGGTATCTGTCACGGGGAAATTAGCACCACCCCTACAGGTAGCAATGGTTTTGGCTATGACCCTATTTTTTATGTACCCCAATATCAACAAACTTTCGCCCAAATGAGTCCAGAATTAAAACAACGGGTGAGTCATCGTGGTCTAGCTTTTGCTGATTTACTGTCTCAACTAGAAACTAGCAACGACAACTCTACAGACATTTAA
- the glmU gene encoding bifunctional UDP-N-acetylglucosamine diphosphorylase/glucosamine-1-phosphate N-acetyltransferase GlmU, with amino-acid sequence MIAVAILAAGRGTRMKSDYPKVLHTLGGRSLVERAINSCNLINPAHFFVIVGYQGNLVKQALNHLEGIEFVEQSQQLGTGHAIQKLLPILTDFEGDLLVLNGDVPLLRPETINELLITHKNHGNAATLLTAHLPNPKGYGRVFCDGQNLVTQIVEDKDCNAAQKQNHRINAGIYCFNWQKLATVLPQLTSNNSQNEYYLTEVFNYLEQVMAQDIPDYLEILGINDRQQLATAYDILQTRVKDAWMTKGITMVAPDTITIDDSVQLHPDVVIEPQTHLRGNTVIGAGSRIGPGSLIENSQIGNNVTVMYSVVTDSIVESHTRVGPYAHLRGQAIIGEGCRVGNFVEIKNSSLGAKTNAAHLSYLGDATLGDQVNIGAGTITANYDGVKKQPTTIGDRSKTGANSVLVAPVNLGADVTVAAGSVVTKDVPDDSLVITRPPQVVKPGWRPQPEV; translated from the coding sequence ATGATCGCAGTAGCCATATTAGCAGCTGGACGAGGTACTAGGATGAAATCTGACTATCCTAAAGTCTTACATACCTTGGGAGGGCGATCGCTCGTAGAAAGAGCTATCAATAGCTGTAATTTAATTAATCCTGCTCATTTTTTCGTTATTGTAGGTTACCAAGGAAATTTAGTTAAACAAGCTTTAAACCATCTAGAGGGGATAGAATTTGTCGAACAGTCTCAACAATTGGGGACAGGTCATGCGATCCAAAAACTGTTACCGATTTTGACGGATTTTGAAGGAGATTTACTGGTTTTAAATGGAGATGTTCCTTTATTGCGTCCTGAAACTATTAATGAATTGCTGATTACTCATAAAAATCATGGTAATGCAGCTACTCTCCTCACTGCACATTTACCTAACCCTAAAGGTTACGGAAGGGTTTTCTGTGATGGTCAAAATCTTGTTACCCAAATTGTGGAGGATAAAGACTGTAACGCAGCACAAAAGCAAAATCACCGTATCAACGCGGGAATTTATTGTTTTAATTGGCAAAAATTAGCTACCGTTTTACCCCAATTAACCTCTAATAATAGTCAAAATGAATATTATTTAACTGAAGTATTTAATTATTTAGAACAGGTTATGGCTCAAGATATCCCTGATTACTTGGAAATCCTAGGGATTAACGATCGCCAACAATTAGCTACTGCCTATGATATTTTACAAACTAGGGTCAAGGATGCTTGGATGACTAAAGGTATCACTATGGTTGCTCCTGATACGATCACTATTGATGATTCTGTTCAACTCCATCCTGATGTGGTTATTGAACCTCAAACTCATCTGCGCGGTAATACGGTTATTGGGGCGGGTAGTCGGATTGGTCCTGGTTCTTTGATTGAAAATAGTCAGATTGGTAATAATGTTACGGTTATGTACTCAGTGGTCACTGATAGTATTGTTGAGTCCCATACTCGTGTTGGTCCTTATGCTCATTTACGTGGTCAAGCTATTATAGGTGAGGGTTGTCGCGTCGGTAACTTTGTAGAGATTAAAAATAGTTCTCTCGGGGCTAAAACTAATGCAGCTCATCTGAGTTATCTTGGTGATGCTACCTTGGGTGACCAAGTTAATATTGGTGCAGGTACAATTACTGCTAATTATGATGGGGTTAAAAAACAGCCTACTACTATAGGCGATCGCTCGAAAACTGGCGCTAATAGTGTTCTTGTCGCTCCTGTCAACCTAGGAGCAGATGTCACTGTAGCTGCAGGATCTGTGGTTACTAAAGATGTTCCTGATGACTCTTTGGTTATTACTCGTCCTCCTCAAGTTGTTAAACCAGGATGGCGTCCTCAACCTGAAGTTTAA
- a CDS encoding DNA cytosine methyltransferase, translating to MRRPIAIDLFSGCGGMSLGLEAAGFNIVAAVEIDLIHTLVHHFNFPYSVSICKDIRELTSRELLKAIEAKGYATEIDLIAGGPPCQGFSCIGKRQLDDPRNSLVFEYFRIIKEIKPKYFLFENVPGIASGKHQKLLQELIREFAKIGYTITEPIAILDACFYGAPQKRKRLIICGSRLDVKQVKYPEQSHSHELKPLSTCGEAIDDLRIHQAYIGEDLGIDANVLDYSGFRKSYSLNPSGEFSLCHTRQVSNRVYGHLGSHHLEKTIQRFKTTLPGNIEKTSRFFKLAYDGQCNTLRAGTGSDKGAYTAPRPIHYSEPRCITIREAARLHTFPDWFRFHNTIWHGFREIGNAVIPFLAKSLGEEIIKAMNLQANNFETNTLIAQEEDILKFNMKQALKYGDINKKNW from the coding sequence ATGAGAAGACCTATTGCTATTGACTTATTTTCAGGTTGTGGTGGAATGTCCCTCGGTTTAGAAGCAGCTGGATTTAATATTGTAGCAGCTGTAGAAATTGACTTAATACACACTTTAGTGCATCATTTTAATTTTCCCTATAGTGTCAGTATTTGTAAAGATATTAGAGAATTAACCTCTAGAGAACTACTTAAGGCTATAGAAGCTAAAGGTTATGCTACTGAAATAGACCTTATCGCTGGTGGTCCTCCTTGTCAAGGTTTTTCTTGTATAGGAAAAAGACAACTCGATGATCCTCGCAATTCATTGGTATTTGAATATTTTCGCATAATTAAAGAAATTAAACCCAAATATTTTTTATTTGAAAATGTGCCGGGAATTGCTTCTGGTAAACATCAAAAACTTCTCCAAGAATTAATTCGAGAATTTGCTAAAATCGGTTATACAATTACAGAACCAATTGCTATTCTAGACGCTTGTTTTTATGGTGCTCCACAGAAGAGAAAAAGATTGATTATTTGTGGTTCTAGATTAGACGTAAAACAAGTAAAGTATCCTGAACAATCTCACTCCCATGAATTAAAACCTCTATCTACTTGCGGAGAAGCAATAGATGATTTAAGGATTCATCAAGCATATATAGGAGAAGATCTAGGAATTGATGCTAATGTTTTAGATTATTCTGGTTTTAGGAAAAGCTATTCTTTAAATCCTAGTGGTGAATTTTCTTTATGTCATACTAGACAAGTTTCTAACCGAGTTTATGGGCATTTAGGATCACATCATCTCGAGAAAACAATTCAAAGATTTAAGACAACATTACCTGGAAATATTGAAAAAACAAGTAGATTTTTTAAACTAGCCTATGATGGACAATGCAATACCTTAAGAGCAGGAACTGGAAGTGACAAAGGAGCATATACAGCACCTCGTCCCATACATTATTCTGAGCCTAGATGTATAACGATTAGAGAAGCAGCTAGATTACATACTTTTCCAGATTGGTTTCGTTTTCATAACACTATTTGGCATGGTTTTCGAGAAATTGGTAACGCTGTTATACCTTTTTTAGCTAAATCATTGGGAGAAGAAATAATTAAAGCAATGAATCTTCAGGCTAATAATTTTGAAACTAACACTTTAATTGCTCAAGAGGAAGATATCTTAAAATTCAATATGAAACAAGCTTTAAAATATGGGGATATTAATAAAAAAAACTGGTGA
- a CDS encoding NAD(P)-dependent oxidoreductase yields the protein MTSKSIAFLGLGVMGGPMTANLVRGGFQVKAWNRTSDRPGVKIAADAGASVVKTITKAVQDAEIIFSCLGDVPDVEDVLCGESGVIKHAQPSSLVVDMSTIGATAAIAIGTKLAEAGLRFLDAPVSGGDIGAQRGTLTIMVGGELADFNACQPCFQVMGKNIYHCGPLGSGQGVKLCNQVLVSLHMVALCEAINLAQLQNIDPNLMIQVCSTGAAGSWALSNLGPKITSSDLNPGFMIKHILKDLRLVKEQAQPEHLPGVDLADYLFKLVGQLDEGKGTELGTQAMIRAYLS from the coding sequence ATGACTAGTAAATCAATCGCTTTTCTCGGATTAGGGGTAATGGGAGGTCCAATGACCGCTAATCTTGTCCGTGGAGGTTTTCAGGTTAAAGCTTGGAATCGAACGAGCGATCGCCCTGGAGTAAAAATAGCCGCTGACGCGGGGGCTAGTGTAGTTAAAACTATTACAAAAGCTGTTCAAGATGCCGAGATAATCTTCTCTTGTTTAGGAGATGTTCCCGACGTAGAAGATGTCTTATGTGGAGAGTCAGGAGTGATTAAACACGCTCAACCCTCTAGTCTGGTGGTAGATATGAGTACCATTGGCGCAACTGCGGCGATCGCCATTGGGACAAAACTAGCCGAAGCAGGTTTACGTTTTCTCGATGCTCCTGTTTCTGGGGGTGATATTGGCGCGCAACGTGGTACTCTAACTATTATGGTTGGAGGAGAGTTAGCAGACTTCAACGCTTGTCAACCTTGTTTTCAGGTGATGGGCAAAAATATTTATCACTGTGGACCTTTAGGAAGTGGACAAGGAGTTAAACTCTGTAATCAGGTTCTCGTTTCTCTACATATGGTAGCTCTTTGTGAAGCGATTAATCTAGCTCAATTGCAAAACATTGACCCTAATTTAATGATTCAAGTTTGTAGTACAGGTGCTGCGGGTTCTTGGGCTTTAAGTAATCTAGGTCCTAAAATTACTTCATCTGATTTGAATCCCGGTTTTATGATTAAACATATACTCAAAGATTTACGTCTAGTTAAAGAACAAGCACAACCTGAACATTTACCAGGTGTTGATCTAGCGGATTATTTGTTTAAATTAGTGGGACAATTAGATGAGGGTAAGGGTACTGAATTAGGAACTCAAGCAATGATTCGCGCTTATCTATCTTAA
- a CDS encoding esterase-like activity of phytase family protein has translation MKVILIVIIAIIVSGCTISPQVSAEDRLFLGISLEFLGEYQLPKQEFQNTPVGGLSGLSYDSSNGKLLAISDDRSQLAPARFYTLNLDFSDSSTIAKVSVEGMTVLLNEQGQTYPTGTIDPEGIALSPRQSVFISSEGVPSNNIAPFIQEYDLTQGTLKNSLKIPQRYFNPPDQGVRENLGFESLTLSPKSLAPGDPFRLFTAVESSLIQDTSDQQQSAPIRMMHYVMNTIGDPILVGEHLYLLEPDPYIDTMSNGLTELFALNTEGHFLALERTFSLSGFGAKIFEIVIANATDTAGVTSLAGDLRGIQPIHKKLLLDLDELGIELDNLEGMTLGPRLPDGSQSLILVSDDNFRPEQVTQFLLFRFSS, from the coding sequence ATTAAAGTAATTCTTATTGTAATAATTGCTATTATAGTCTCTGGTTGTACCATTTCGCCACAAGTTAGCGCCGAAGACAGACTATTTTTAGGCATTTCTTTAGAATTTCTCGGAGAATATCAACTACCTAAACAAGAATTTCAAAACACTCCTGTTGGTGGTTTATCAGGTTTAAGTTATGATAGTAGCAATGGAAAACTGCTAGCTATTTCTGATGATCGCTCGCAATTAGCACCAGCTCGTTTTTACACCCTCAACCTAGACTTTAGCGATAGTTCAACTATTGCTAAAGTAAGTGTAGAGGGAATGACTGTCTTGCTCAATGAACAAGGACAAACCTACCCCACCGGAACGATTGATCCTGAAGGAATTGCTCTCTCACCCCGTCAAAGCGTCTTTATCAGTAGTGAAGGTGTACCTAGCAACAACATTGCACCCTTTATTCAAGAATACGATCTTACCCAAGGAACATTAAAAAATAGTCTGAAAATTCCCCAACGCTACTTTAACCCTCCCGATCAAGGAGTCAGGGAAAACCTCGGTTTTGAATCTCTTACCCTGAGTCCTAAAAGTCTAGCACCTGGTGACCCTTTTCGTTTATTTACCGCGGTAGAATCCTCTCTGATTCAAGATACTAGTGATCAACAACAATCAGCCCCTATCCGCATGATGCACTATGTGATGAATACTATCGGTGATCCTATTTTAGTGGGAGAACATCTCTATCTACTCGAACCAGATCCCTATATTGATACGATGAGTAATGGTTTAACCGAATTATTCGCCTTAAACACAGAAGGTCATTTTTTAGCTTTAGAACGTACTTTTAGTCTTTCTGGATTTGGTGCAAAAATCTTTGAGATAGTTATTGCTAACGCTACTGATACCGCAGGTGTCACTAGTTTAGCAGGAGATCTCCGCGGTATTCAACCAATACATAAGAAACTACTACTAGATTTAGATGAGTTAGGAATTGAATTAGATAACCTTGAAGGAATGACCCTAGGTCCACGTTTACCCGATGGTAGTCAAAGTCTGATTTTAGTTAGTGATGATAATTTTAGACCAGAACAAGTTACTCAATTCCTACTGTTTCGCTTTTCTAGTTAA
- a CDS encoding phosphodiester glycosidase family protein gives MNFSYSCLLPLAFCLALVSTLATASPQLQYQTYDLPQAVIYTLLIPHTFSGVVTVAKSPQLATVGEFATQSGAIAVLNGGYFDPQNQLSTSYLIQNGQTIADPRDNPRLINNPDLTPYLPLILNRSEFRRYQCDHNNRYDIVTRNEPIPPDCTLVDALGGGPQLLPELTAISEGFVADQDGQLVRDVLGINQPNSRTAIALTTRGDLLWIIVTQKQPKQGLSLTELADFCRGLGLKKVLNLDGGSSTSLYWDNQTYYGQISDQQERVIRTVKSVLLVK, from the coding sequence ATGAATTTTTCCTACTCTTGCCTTTTGCCTCTTGCCTTTTGCCTCGCATTAGTTAGCACTCTTGCTACTGCTTCACCCCAATTACAGTATCAAACCTACGATTTACCCCAAGCTGTTATTTATACCTTGCTAATTCCTCATACCTTCTCAGGGGTAGTAACGGTTGCTAAAAGTCCCCAATTAGCTACAGTTGGTGAATTTGCTACCCAATCAGGGGCGATCGCTGTTCTCAATGGTGGTTATTTTGATCCTCAGAATCAACTCTCTACCTCTTATCTAATCCAAAATGGTCAAACTATCGCTGATCCTCGGGATAACCCCAGACTAATTAATAACCCGGATTTAACACCCTATCTTCCTTTAATCCTCAATCGTAGCGAGTTTCGACGTTACCAATGTGATCATAACAATCGTTACGATATCGTTACCCGTAATGAACCAATTCCCCCTGATTGTACTCTAGTTGATGCTTTAGGGGGAGGTCCTCAGTTATTACCAGAATTAACCGCTATCAGTGAAGGTTTTGTCGCTGATCAGGATGGGCAATTGGTTAGAGATGTTCTCGGTATTAATCAACCTAATTCTCGTACAGCGATCGCTCTTACTACTAGGGGGGATTTACTCTGGATTATTGTTACCCAAAAACAACCTAAACAGGGTTTATCTTTAACAGAACTAGCTGATTTTTGTCGGGGTTTGGGTCTTAAAAAAGTTCTTAATTTAGATGGTGGGAGTTCTACTAGTTTATATTGGGATAATCAGACTTATTATGGTCAAATTTCTGATCAACAAGAAAGAGTTATTCGTACCGTTAAATCGGTTTTACTAGTAAAGTAA
- a CDS encoding glycerate kinase gives MRELLTTLFNQAVTVALPQQRLAKFLPPPPTGKTIVVGGGKSAALMAKVVEDNWEQDLTGLVITRYGHRVKTDKIQVKEASHPIPDHNAVEGTQQIFNLVSNLTPHDLVICLLSGGGSALLTLPPPELNLEDVINIHQQLLRCGANIKEINTVRKHLSLSAGGRLAIAAYPAQVVSLIISDVPGDDLTVIASGPTIGDSITSTDALAILHQYQIPLSPHLQQYLTTNPSPVILPEDKRLHTVQNLLIATPEISLESAANLAQTHGYNTLILSDSIQGEAKEVGIVHAGIVQQIVRHRQPLAPPCVMFSGGETTVTLSKQGKGGPNSEFLLSLAIALDGLPHVYAIACDTDGIDGSENNAGAIITPFTLQQARELGLNPQEYLTNHDSYSFFAQLNSLVITGPTLTNVNDFRAILVTRGRGE, from the coding sequence TTGAGAGAATTATTAACTACACTATTTAACCAAGCAGTAACCGTCGCTTTACCCCAACAGCGACTAGCAAAATTTTTACCACCCCCACCAACAGGTAAAACTATCGTCGTCGGTGGGGGAAAGTCAGCCGCTTTAATGGCGAAAGTTGTTGAGGATAATTGGGAACAAGATCTCACGGGTTTAGTTATTACTCGTTATGGACATAGGGTCAAAACCGATAAAATACAAGTAAAAGAAGCCTCTCACCCTATACCTGATCATAATGCTGTAGAAGGCACACAACAGATATTTAATTTAGTTAGTAATTTAACCCCCCATGATTTAGTAATTTGTCTGCTTTCTGGAGGTGGTTCAGCTTTATTAACCCTTCCTCCTCCCGAGTTAAATTTAGAAGATGTGATCAATATCCATCAACAACTGTTACGCTGTGGAGCTAATATTAAAGAAATTAATACAGTACGTAAACATCTCTCTCTCTCAGCAGGAGGAAGACTCGCTATAGCGGCTTATCCGGCTCAAGTGGTTAGTTTAATTATCTCTGATGTACCCGGAGATGATTTAACCGTCATCGCTTCAGGTCCTACTATTGGGGATTCTATCACCTCTACAGACGCTTTAGCTATTCTCCACCAATATCAGATACCCTTATCCCCTCATCTACAACAATATCTAACCACTAATCCCTCTCCAGTTATTCTCCCCGAGGATAAGCGCCTACACACAGTGCAAAATCTCCTGATTGCTACTCCCGAAATCTCCTTAGAATCGGCGGCTAATTTAGCCCAGACTCATGGTTATAACACCCTTATTCTCTCAGACTCTATCCAAGGAGAAGCCAAAGAAGTAGGTATAGTTCACGCGGGTATCGTACAACAAATAGTCCGTCATCGACAACCCCTCGCCCCTCCCTGTGTAATGTTTTCAGGTGGAGAAACAACAGTAACCCTCTCTAAACAGGGAAAAGGAGGACCTAATAGCGAATTTCTCCTCTCTCTGGCGATCGCTCTTGATGGTTTACCCCATGTTTACGCCATCGCTTGTGATACTGATGGTATCGATGGTTCAGAAAATAACGCAGGTGCGATTATTACACCATTTACCCTACAACAGGCTAGGGAATTAGGTTTAAATCCTCAAGAATATTTAACTAATCATGATAGTTATTCTTTTTTTGCTCAGTTAAACTCTTTAGTAATCACAGGTCCTACCCTGACTAATGTTAACGATTTTCGCGCTATTTTAGTTACCAGAGGGAGAGGGGAGTAG
- a CDS encoding photosystem II reaction center protein Ycf12: MEFLTSIFSNLNYEAIVQLTFVALIMLAGPIVIFVLAFRGGDL, translated from the coding sequence ATGGAATTTCTAACTAGTATTTTCAGTAACCTTAACTATGAAGCGATTGTTCAGTTGACTTTTGTAGCTTTAATTATGCTAGCAGGACCTATTGTTATTTTTGTGCTAGCTTTTCGCGGGGGAGACCTTTAA